CGGATCTCCACCAACTCGACGCAGCACTCGTCACCCGGCTCGAAGCGCACGGACGTACCCGCGGCAATGTTCAGCCGCCGCATCCGCGCCGCCTCGCAGTTTTTGAGCTCCTCGGGCGGCTCCAGCTCCGGACCGGAAGGGACCTCGACCTTGAGGACCTTCAGCCCCGGGTTGACCTCGGCGAAGTGATAGTGGGAACCGACCTGGATGGGTCGGTCCGACATGTTCTTCACCCTGATCCTCGTCCTGCCCTCACCCGGCAGCGTGGTGGCGTCTTCCTGTAGGTCTGCGTTGAACTCAATCGCCTTGTACCAAGACACCGCCTCCGCCTCTCGGCACTTGTCGCAGCACGGGGACGAGTCGTCGCCGCTGCCGCCGTCGCAGTCGACCGGGCAGTCCGGCTTGCGGGGCGGCCGGGGGTGCTCGACCTTGCCCGGGTAGACCTCGGGTTCCTCCGCGGCTTCCGGGAAGGGATCGTGGATGGTGACCAGCTTGGTGCCGTCCGGGAACGTGGCCTCCACCTGAACGTTCTTGATCATCTCTGGAACGCCGTCCATCACCTCGCCCCGGCTCAACAACTGCCGGCCCGAGTCCATGATGTCGCTGACTGTCTTGCCGGCACGCGCCTGCTCAAAGACGTGCACGGTCAACAGGGCCATCACCTCGGGGTAATTGAGGAGCAGGCCACTGCCACGGCGCCGCTGCGCCACGTCAGCCGCCACATGGATCAGCAGGCGCTCCTGCTCGTGCGGAGTCAAATGCACGATGAGCCGTTTCTCTTGAGCGGACAGTGCATGCGGCCGGGCATGCCGAAGGACACAGACACAGAAGACGTCTTCGGACGGCCCAGTCGCGCTTCGATCATCAGCGGGAGAAGTCATCGAGAAGTCCACGTCACGGATCGTGTACACGATCAGGTGATTCGAGTCGGAGAGTGCGCAGTCCCTGCCCCGCCCTACAGCAGGGATTGGGCGATCAAAGTCACCCGCCGCCGACGTGACCTGGACAGCGGGAAAATCCAGATCGAGCACGTCTGTGACGTCACCGGCCTCGACGCATCCTCTGCGATCGATGCCCAACTCGCCACGCCTCATGTAAATCGCAACCCTAACGTCCAGCGGACGACAAGGTGGGCAGGAAGAATCGGACGTTAAGTGTCTCCTGGGTTCAATGAAGGAAGTGGAGTCATGCCCGAAAAGGTCGTGTTCGTCGTCGGCGACAATTTGGCCACCAGGTCGAACTCGGTCGACCTGGTTTCCTTGTCCGAGTTTGCGGCGTCCCTCAAGGGGGAACTGATTTCCGAGCCTTTCCCGGTCGTCATCCCGGGACAGGGCATCGAGGATTACGAAAGGGAAATCGTCCGCAGCAAGCTGCGCCAGCATGGCTTACCGGAGTCGATACTCAAGGACATTCCCCTACCGGAACTGCTCTACCATTCCGAGGTGCACAAGCGTAAACCGGAGAACGTCCTCATCGCCGGGTTGCGAAAAGTCGAGGACGACCTCTTCAAGGCGACTCTGCGTATTTCGGACCGGCAGGAGATGGTCCTCGACCACACCACTGGTTCCCATGTGACCGCCATGGTGATAACCGAGGCGGTGCGGCAGATCTCGCTCGCCGTTGGAGAGCGGTATCTGCTGGCCCCGTCCGGGAGGGCTCACCGGTTCATCCTCAATTCTCTCCAGACGACGTTCCACAAGTTCCTGCTCCCGCTGCCGGCCCAGCTGGAGTACTCCGTGCAGGAGGTCAGCCAGAAGGGGCCGAACCGGCTGCGGTTCCGGGGCCGCTGCGACCTGGTGCAGGCGGGCGTCGTCGCCGCGTCGGGCTCCATGGACATGGTGGTGATGGAGGAGGAGCGGGCCGATCGGATCGAGGCGGAGCGCATCCGCGAGACGACACGCGCCCTGGCCGAACTCTAGGAGGAGGGCGATGCGGCGCGCATGGTCCTCAGCCGGCCGGCCGCGTCCTGATCACGGGTTGTCAGCGACGGGCGACACCAGCTCGGCGCGGGCCCCTCGTTGCCTGCGGGCTGTTTTGTGGAGGTGCTTATGGTGTGGGTTCTGCGCAAGTTTCCGCTGTTCGTGCTCGCCGTCTGCGTGGCGGCGACCGCAACGGCGCTGGTCCGTGGGGCGCTCGACTTCTCCGACCCGTGGCAGCGGGTGGCAACGCTGCTCGCCGGGCTCCACCTGCTGTGGCTGCTGCTGGAGACCTGGACGACCGTCCGCAGTTCGACGTCGACCGAGACGGCCACCGACCGCGGCACGATCTACGTGTACGCCGCCGCACGCGCGGCCACCGTCGCCGCGGCCTGTCTGCCATCGGCCGACCAGCAGACGTATCACCCGTGGATGCTTGCGGTCCCAGTGGTCTTCGCGGCGGCGGTCGGCGTGCGGCTGTCAGCGATCCGCACTCTCGGGCGTTTCTACTCGCACCGGGTGCGTGTGCTCAGCGACCACCAGATCGTCCGGACCGGACCGTACCGGTGGATTCGACATCCGGCGTACTTCGGCATGGCGCTGGCTCATATCGCCTTCGTGGTCTTCTTCCTCAACACCTACAGCGCGGCGGCCTTGATGATTCTGCTGCCGACGCTCGTCGTGCGCATTCTCGTGGAGGAGAGAACACTGCTCACCCTTCCCGGCTACTCCGAATATGCGGCGACCCACCGCCGCGTCATTCCCTGGATATGGTGAAATGCCCTATGAATATACTCCGTTCGCTGCGCATATCGAAGCCTTCACCGAGTGCCGGTCGGCGGCCGGTGCTGCGCGGACGCGCACTGCTGAATGAGGCGGAGGTCGGGCCGAAATTCGCCCGGCAGGCGCGGATGGCGGCGGCCGGTCTGCCGGTGCCCCGGTTCTTCTGCCTGTCGGCCGCCGTGTTCACCCAGGTATTGAGCCCCGTGCGCGCCGAGGTGGACGCCGTGCTCGGCGACGTCGACGCCGGGGATTCCGAGGCCCTGGGGAAAAAGGCTTCGATCCTGCGGGAGATGGTGCTGAGGGCACCGGTGCCGGCGGCGGCCGAACGGCAGCTATATGAGGCGTTCGACCAGGAGTTCGGGCCCGGCGCGGTGGTCTCGGTGCGCTCGTCGGTCGTCGGGTCCGGTGCCCAGGCCGGCGAGGACTCGGCGCACGACGCGTTCGCCGGAATCAGCGACAGCTTCCTCTACGTGACGCGGGACCAACTGCTGGACAAGGTACGCCAGTGCTGGGCCTCCGCATTCGGCCCGCAGGCGCTGCTGTACCGCGCCGCCCGCGGGGGCACGCAGCACGGGTTCGAGGTTGCCGTCGGCGTCCAGCGCATGGAGTTCGGCCGCCGCTCCTTCGTCCTGTTCACCTGCGATCCGCTGACCGGTGCCCGCGACCGGGTTCTCGCCGCCGGTCTCGGCATCGGTGAGGGCGTGGTCCAGGAGAAGGTGCCGGTCGACCACTACTTCATCAGCCGGCGCGACGACGCTGTGCGGTCGGTGCTCGCGCACAAGACGCAGCTGATGGAGGAGAACCCCGAGCGGCTCGCCGATGGACCGCGGACGGCACCGGTGCCTGAAGAACTGTGCGACACGGCCGTACTGACGGAGGAGCAGATCCGGAAGGTAGTGGCGACCGGGGACCGGATCGAGAGACTCTTCGGCTGCCCGCAGGACATCGAGGGGACCTTCACCGCCGACGGAACCCTGCATATCCTGCAGGCCCGGCCGGTGGTGCTGGAGCTCGACCGCCAGCGCTTGTGGAGCAACGCCAACATCACCGAGAGCTACCCGGACGTCACCACCGCGCTGACCTACTCCTTCGCCCAGCGCTTCTACCGCGAGGACTTTCACGACTTCTACCGCAGGCTCGGCGTCCGCCGCACGGTGCTCGACCGGCACGAGGGCGAATTACGAGGAATGATCGGGCTGTTGCGCGGCAGGGTCTACTACTCGCTGAGCGTCTGGTACACCCTGCACGGACTCAGCAGGACCTTCCCGCTGTGGCGCGGCAGCTTCGAACGCATGATGGGGATGTCGCCGTCGGTCACCCACGTCCGGCCCACCCCGCCCCTCACCTGTCCCGGCAAACTGCCCGCCACCTCGGCGGCCTTGGTGCGGCTGGCGGTGAGCCTGCTGACGCATGGCGCGGCGGCCCGGAACTTCGAGGCGTGGTGGCAGCGGACCCTCGCCGAGCACCGGACCGCGGCCACGACGGCCGATCCGCTGCAACTGGTCCAGCTGATGCGGTCGTTGTGGCGGGAAGCGGGCAGCCGCTGGGGCATCACGTTGGTCAACGACATCCTGCTCCAGATGCACGAGACGCTGGCCATGCGGCTGTTCGAGCGGTGGCTGCCGCAGGCCGACCCCGGGCTCCACAGCGACCTGCTGTGCGGCGGGGAGGAGAACCGCAGCGTCGTCATCCTGATGTCGGTCATCGACATCGCCGAACGGGTTCGCGGCATACCGGCGGTGCTCGACGCGCTCGCCGTCAAGACTGCCGAGGAGGTGTGGGAGGAGGTCGACGACGGCGCCTACGGAGCCGACCTCGCCGACCGGCTGCGGACGCATGTGGAACTCCACGGCGACCGGGGCCTGCAAGAGCTGAAGCTGGAGGTGCTGCTACCGCGCGACCAACCGTCCCAGCTCCTGCGCACGGCCGCGGAGTA
This genomic stretch from Streptomyces nigrescens harbors:
- a CDS encoding urease subunit beta → MSWYKAIEFNADLQEDATTLPGEGRTRIRVKNMSDRPIQVGSHYHFAEVNPGLKVLKVEVPSGPELEPPEELKNCEAARMRRLNIAAGTSVRFEPGDECCVELVEIRGDRQVKGLREETYQ
- a CDS encoding methyltransferase family protein; translation: MVWVLRKFPLFVLAVCVAATATALVRGALDFSDPWQRVATLLAGLHLLWLLLETWTTVRSSTSTETATDRGTIYVYAAARAATVAAACLPSADQQTYHPWMLAVPVVFAAAVGVRLSAIRTLGRFYSHRVRVLSDHQIVRTGPYRWIRHPAYFGMALAHIAFVVFFLNTYSAAALMILLPTLVVRILVEERTLLTLPGYSEYAATHRRVIPWIW
- a CDS encoding AfsA-related hotdog domain-containing protein: MPEKVVFVVGDNLATRSNSVDLVSLSEFAASLKGELISEPFPVVIPGQGIEDYEREIVRSKLRQHGLPESILKDIPLPELLYHSEVHKRKPENVLIAGLRKVEDDLFKATLRISDRQEMVLDHTTGSHVTAMVITEAVRQISLAVGERYLLAPSGRAHRFILNSLQTTFHKFLLPLPAQLEYSVQEVSQKGPNRLRFRGRCDLVQAGVVAASGSMDMVVMEEERADRIEAERIRETTRALAEL
- a CDS encoding PEP/pyruvate-binding domain-containing protein, coding for MNILRSLRISKPSPSAGRRPVLRGRALLNEAEVGPKFARQARMAAAGLPVPRFFCLSAAVFTQVLSPVRAEVDAVLGDVDAGDSEALGKKASILREMVLRAPVPAAAERQLYEAFDQEFGPGAVVSVRSSVVGSGAQAGEDSAHDAFAGISDSFLYVTRDQLLDKVRQCWASAFGPQALLYRAARGGTQHGFEVAVGVQRMEFGRRSFVLFTCDPLTGARDRVLAAGLGIGEGVVQEKVPVDHYFISRRDDAVRSVLAHKTQLMEENPERLADGPRTAPVPEELCDTAVLTEEQIRKVVATGDRIERLFGCPQDIEGTFTADGTLHILQARPVVLELDRQRLWSNANITESYPDVTTALTYSFAQRFYREDFHDFYRRLGVRRTVLDRHEGELRGMIGLLRGRVYYSLSVWYTLHGLSRTFPLWRGSFERMMGMSPSVTHVRPTPPLTCPGKLPATSAALVRLAVSLLTHGAAARNFEAWWQRTLAEHRTAATTADPLQLVQLMRSLWREAGSRWGITLVNDILLQMHETLAMRLFERWLPQADPGLHSDLLCGGEENRSVVILMSVIDIAERVRGIPAVLDALAVKTAEEVWEEVDDGAYGADLADRLRTHVELHGDRGLQELKLEVLLPRDQPSQLLRTAAEYARGDLTRQLLRTREAEARRAGEHRLAGLLTGHPLRRRVLRAVVAAQRRHINIRENTRYNRSELFGFARHVYHRLGADLAARGLLESAQDVVHLTEEEILGTYDGTAVTDDLRGLAALRRAEYHARGAELPMDFVTMGPVRDGLPDPNRGTAAEGTLHGLGSSGGVVRGTARVVVDPHQLGEPTDDMILVARETDPGWLFLMLSARGIVVERGTLLSHTAISGRKFGIPTIVALQHATTRIPDGARVEMDGAAGTVTILEEDEA